The genomic window GCTTTTTTATGCTGAAATGATGAAACATACGACCTTGATATTTAACGCCAATCAGGAATTGATGTTCAATTTCGCCAGGGGCGAAAAAATGGTCCTTCGACCTAATTATTTTAATATCGCTGATTTGGTTAATGAACTGATCAATATTATTAATACTCAGTACTGTGGCTCGCTGGATTTTAAGACAATTTTTTCCTATCAGAAAGAATTTTATACGGATAAGACAATTCTGATCTATCAGGTTCTTTATAATATTGTCAAAAACTCCTATGACGCTTTACTAAGTACCGATAGACGCGGAGTCGTCAAGATCGAGGTATATCCTTATCCTGAATATAAGACAGTTTATGCTGATAATGCATTATTTGATCGGAAGAACGAGGCCGACATGGTAATCGTAGTTGCAGATAATGGCCCGGGCATGCCTGAAGAGATGATAGATAAAATATTTGATCCGTATTTCACTTATGGAAAAGCTGATGGCAACGGACTTGGCGCATGGATGATCAAAAATGGCATTACCGATATGTTGCAGGGGGAGCTTGTTCTCGACAATAAGCCTGGAGAAGGTCTTGCCTATCACATTTGTTTGCCGGCTAAAGAAGTCTAGTTTTCTCGAGCTTCTTGCGGGAGCCGGAGTTGTTTCGCTTACTTTTCCCACCCAACGAATACTTATGTATTAGCATGCTGTTTTGCCTCTCAGAGTAGGTGATTTCTTTTCAGTTATAATAAAATATACTCCTCGGAAGGAAAATTGCAAAAGAATAGGACAGGGTCGTAAAATTGGCATCCATAATTCTGAAGTTTTGTGATAGAATTGATGCGCTTTACAAAGAATTAACAGACTAAGTAAGGAGTTTGAAATGATCGATCTAACTGTAGAAATTGCCGGTGTGAAGCTTAAAAATCCGGTTATGGTTGCTTCCGGGACCTATGGATACGGAAGAGAGTACGAGTCTTTTTATGATCCGGCTTTGCTTGGAGCTATTGTCGTTAAAGGGACTACTCTTCATCCGAAACCGGGAAACAAACCTCCCCGTATTATTGAGACACCGGCAGGAATGTTGAATGCTATAGGTTTGCAAAATGACGGGGTTGAAGACTTGTGTGAGAGGCATATGCCTTTTTTAAGGGAAAAGAAGATTCCGGTTATCGTTAATTTTTCAGGTAATACTGTTGAGGAATATTGTGCTGTGGCTCAGCGCCTGGAAAATGAAAAGGGAATAGTTGCCCTGGAAGCTAATATCTCTTGCCCGAACGTTAAAAGGGGTGGGCTTGTGTTCGGATCCGATTGCGATGTCGCCGCTAACCTAATAAAAGAAATAAAAAAAGTTACGTCCTTACCACTCATTGTTAAGTTGTCTCCTAATGTTACCGACATTGTGTCGATTGCCAGGGCTGTGGAAGATGCCGGTGCAGATGCCCTCTCATTAATAAATACGCTTATCGGTATGTCCATTGATGTCAGGGCCCGCAAACCATATTTGTCCACCTATACCGGCGGCTTATCCGGACCGGCGATTAAGCCTGTCGCTATTCGTATGATCTGGCAGACCGCAAAAGCTGTAAGTATCCCGATCATTGGCATGGGCGGGATCATGACCGGACACGATGCTGTAGAGTTTTTTTTGGCCGGAGCGAGTGCTGTGTCAATCGGCACTGCGAGCTTCGTTGATCCTTATGCTCCTGTTAAGGTTATCCAGGAACTTGGATCTTATATGAAA from Candidatus Margulisiibacteriota bacterium includes these protein-coding regions:
- a CDS encoding dihydroorotate dehydrogenase; protein product: MIDLTVEIAGVKLKNPVMVASGTYGYGREYESFYDPALLGAIVVKGTTLHPKPGNKPPRIIETPAGMLNAIGLQNDGVEDLCERHMPFLREKKIPVIVNFSGNTVEEYCAVAQRLENEKGIVALEANISCPNVKRGGLVFGSDCDVAANLIKEIKKVTSLPLIVKLSPNVTDIVSIARAVEDAGADALSLINTLIGMSIDVRARKPYLSTYTGGLSGPAIKPVAIRMIWQTAKAVSIPIIGMGGIMTGHDAVEFFLAGASAVSIGTASFVDPYAPVKVIQELGSYMKEHGFSSIKDLRVALREP